The following coding sequences are from one Anguilla rostrata isolate EN2019 chromosome 16, ASM1855537v3, whole genome shotgun sequence window:
- the LOC135242747 gene encoding heat shock factor-binding protein 1 isoform X2 — translation MAETDPKSVQDLTSVVQTLLQQMQDKFQTMSDQIIGRNIEMSTRIDDLEKNIADLMTQAGVEESEGESKAVEGQGA, via the exons ATGGCGGAAACGGACCCGAAATCTGTACAGGATTTGACCTCAGTG GTACAGACGCTGCTGCAACAGATGCAGGATAAGTTCCAGACCATGTCAGACCAGATCATCGGGAGAAATATC GAGATGAGCACCCGCATCGACGACCTGGAGAAGAACATCGCCGACCTCATGACCCAGGCGGGcgtggaggagagcgagggagagagcaaggCCGTCGAAGGCCAAGGGGCGTAG
- the LOC135242303 gene encoding beta-1,3-galactosyltransferase 1-like isoform X2, whose protein sequence is MRLQDRRRMCSRYRCRLFGMTSLVTATLACLYVFDLTLPSLSLAPTKEWWGRVHMNLPASISGTTQKPRPALTNVSDVTNITSTVSVAAVTNISTNAPEPQWEDPGPYCVAYPRRYRFVLDEPDACRAQNPFLVLMVPVAPQEWVARDAIRRTWGKERLVQGKRVLLFFVLGLPGGAEPGGAELGGAGAEPERVQKELRKERAVHRDLLQADFRDSYYNLTIKTIMIQEWVASRCPGAPYGMKIDSDMFLNVDNLVAMLLAFPEPRRNYITGMLTKDGPVVRDPRSKWYLPVEVYPEPTFPSYPLGMGYVFSTDLSRRIVDVSRKMKPVYIEDAHLGMCLKRLGVSPTHPPRLALFKVYQPKPYDRCHYAKAITTILDSPQMLVDYWEDLQKPGPPC, encoded by the coding sequence ATGCGGCTGCAGGACCGGAGGAGGATGTGCTCGCGGTACCGCTGCCGCCTCTTCGGCATGACGTCCCTGGTCACGGCCACGCTCGCCTGCCTGTACGTCTTTGACCTCACCctgccctctctgtctctggctccCACCAAGGAGTGGTGGGGGAGGGTCCACATGAACCTTCCTGCGAGCATTTCTGGGACAACTCAAAAGCCCCGCCCAGCTCTGACTAACGTTAGTGATGTTACTAATATTACTAGCACCGTCAGTGTTGCCGCTGTCACGAACATTTCCACAAACGCCCCCGAACCCCAGTGGGAGGACCCGGGACCTTACTGTGTGGCCTACCCGCGCAGGTACCGCTTCGTCCTGGACGAGCCGGACGCCTGCCGCGCGCAGAACCCCTTCCTGGTGCTGATGGTGCCGGTGGCCCCCCAGGAATGGGTCGCCCGCGACGCCATCCGCCGGACCTGGGGCAAGGAGCGGCTGGTCCAGGGCAAGAGGGTGCTCCTGTTCTTCGTGCTGGGGCTGCCGGGCGGGGCGGAGCCCGGCGGGGCggagctgggcggggcgggggcggagccggagcGGGTGCAGAAGGAGCTGCGCAAGGAGCGGGCGGTGCACCGCGACCTGCTGCAGGCCGACTTCCGGGACAGCTACTACAACCTGACCATCAAGACCATAATGATCCAGGAGTGGGTGGCCTCCCGTTGCCCCGGCGCGCCCTACGGCATGAAGATCGACTCGGACATGTTCCTCAACGTGGACAACCTGGTGGCCATGCTGCTGGCCTTCCCCGAGCCCCGGCGCAACTACATCACCGGGATGCTAACTAAGGACGGTCCGGTGGTCCGGGACCCGAGGTCCAAGTGGTACCTGCCCGTGGAGGTGTACCCTGAACCCACGTTCCCCTCTTACCCTTTGGGGATGGGCTACGTCTTCTCCACGGACCTCTCCAGGAGGATTGTGGACGTCTCCAGGAAGATGAAGCCCGTGTACATCGAGGACGCCCACCTGGGCATGTGCCTGAAACGCCTGGGTGTCTCGCCCACGCACCCGCCCAGACTTGCCCTGTTCAAAGTCTACCAGCCCAAGCCCTACGACCGCTGTCACTACGCCAAGGCCATCACCACCATCCTCGACTCCCCCCAGATGCTCGTCGACTACTGGGAAGACTTACAAAAGCCAGGCCctccttgttaa
- the LOC135242747 gene encoding heat shock factor-binding protein 1 isoform X1, protein MAETDPKSVQDLTSVVQTLLQQMQDKFQTMSDQIIGRIDEMSTRIDDLEKNIADLMTQAGVEESEGESKAVEGQGA, encoded by the exons ATGGCGGAAACGGACCCGAAATCTGTACAGGATTTGACCTCAGTG GTACAGACGCTGCTGCAACAGATGCAGGATAAGTTCCAGACCATGTCAGACCAGATCATCGGGAGAA TCGACGAGATGAGCACCCGCATCGACGACCTGGAGAAGAACATCGCCGACCTCATGACCCAGGCGGGcgtggaggagagcgagggagagagcaaggCCGTCGAAGGCCAAGGGGCGTAG
- the LOC135242303 gene encoding beta-1,3-galactosyltransferase 1-like isoform X1, giving the protein MDAEDPSSERKNIKSMRLQDRRRMCSRYRCRLFGMTSLVTATLACLYVFDLTLPSLSLAPTKEWWGRVHMNLPASISGTTQKPRPALTNVSDVTNITSTVSVAAVTNISTNAPEPQWEDPGPYCVAYPRRYRFVLDEPDACRAQNPFLVLMVPVAPQEWVARDAIRRTWGKERLVQGKRVLLFFVLGLPGGAEPGGAELGGAGAEPERVQKELRKERAVHRDLLQADFRDSYYNLTIKTIMIQEWVASRCPGAPYGMKIDSDMFLNVDNLVAMLLAFPEPRRNYITGMLTKDGPVVRDPRSKWYLPVEVYPEPTFPSYPLGMGYVFSTDLSRRIVDVSRKMKPVYIEDAHLGMCLKRLGVSPTHPPRLALFKVYQPKPYDRCHYAKAITTILDSPQMLVDYWEDLQKPGPPC; this is encoded by the exons ATGGATGCTGAAGACCCTAGTTCAgaaaggaaaaatataaaaag CATGCGGCTGCAGGACCGGAGGAGGATGTGCTCGCGGTACCGCTGCCGCCTCTTCGGCATGACGTCCCTGGTCACGGCCACGCTCGCCTGCCTGTACGTCTTTGACCTCACCctgccctctctgtctctggctccCACCAAGGAGTGGTGGGGGAGGGTCCACATGAACCTTCCTGCGAGCATTTCTGGGACAACTCAAAAGCCCCGCCCAGCTCTGACTAACGTTAGTGATGTTACTAATATTACTAGCACCGTCAGTGTTGCCGCTGTCACGAACATTTCCACAAACGCCCCCGAACCCCAGTGGGAGGACCCGGGACCTTACTGTGTGGCCTACCCGCGCAGGTACCGCTTCGTCCTGGACGAGCCGGACGCCTGCCGCGCGCAGAACCCCTTCCTGGTGCTGATGGTGCCGGTGGCCCCCCAGGAATGGGTCGCCCGCGACGCCATCCGCCGGACCTGGGGCAAGGAGCGGCTGGTCCAGGGCAAGAGGGTGCTCCTGTTCTTCGTGCTGGGGCTGCCGGGCGGGGCGGAGCCCGGCGGGGCggagctgggcggggcgggggcggagccggagcGGGTGCAGAAGGAGCTGCGCAAGGAGCGGGCGGTGCACCGCGACCTGCTGCAGGCCGACTTCCGGGACAGCTACTACAACCTGACCATCAAGACCATAATGATCCAGGAGTGGGTGGCCTCCCGTTGCCCCGGCGCGCCCTACGGCATGAAGATCGACTCGGACATGTTCCTCAACGTGGACAACCTGGTGGCCATGCTGCTGGCCTTCCCCGAGCCCCGGCGCAACTACATCACCGGGATGCTAACTAAGGACGGTCCGGTGGTCCGGGACCCGAGGTCCAAGTGGTACCTGCCCGTGGAGGTGTACCCTGAACCCACGTTCCCCTCTTACCCTTTGGGGATGGGCTACGTCTTCTCCACGGACCTCTCCAGGAGGATTGTGGACGTCTCCAGGAAGATGAAGCCCGTGTACATCGAGGACGCCCACCTGGGCATGTGCCTGAAACGCCTGGGTGTCTCGCCCACGCACCCGCCCAGACTTGCCCTGTTCAAAGTCTACCAGCCCAAGCCCTACGACCGCTGTCACTACGCCAAGGCCATCACCACCATCCTCGACTCCCCCCAGATGCTCGTCGACTACTGGGAAGACTTACAAAAGCCAGGCCctccttgttaa